The following proteins are co-located in the Verrucomicrobiia bacterium genome:
- a CDS encoding YncE family protein: protein MKTHPVRFALLVGVVFSVASAFAAEGPYHFLKEIVVGGDGGWDYLSVDSAGRRLYASHSTKVVVIDLDSNKVVGEIDDTPGVHGLAVAPDLGLGFVSDGRENKASIVDLKTLKTLAKVDTGPNPDGLVYDPRQQAAWFFNGRGQSATVINAKTRQVVATVPLGGKPEFPTVDPEAGRVFDNLEDKSEVAAIDTKTHEVVNRWPTAPGEEPSGMAIDTKHHRLFLGCANELMVMMDYTDGKVVATVPIGRRVDANAFDAGTQLAFASCGDGTTTIAHEDSADKLTLVQRLQTAPGARTMTLDPKTHNIYLAAAQFETMPSPFPGGRPRMIRGTFRILVYGMEPAAK, encoded by the coding sequence ATGAAAACGCATCCTGTCCGATTTGCCCTCTTGGTTGGCGTTGTTTTCAGTGTTGCATCCGCTTTCGCTGCGGAGGGCCCTTACCATTTTCTGAAGGAGATCGTCGTCGGCGGGGACGGAGGATGGGACTATTTGTCCGTCGATTCAGCCGGTCGCCGCCTCTATGCGAGCCATAGCACAAAAGTGGTGGTCATTGATTTGGACAGCAACAAGGTGGTGGGCGAGATCGATGATACCCCCGGGGTGCACGGCTTGGCAGTGGCCCCCGACCTGGGGCTGGGATTCGTCAGCGATGGGCGTGAGAACAAAGCGAGCATCGTTGATTTAAAAACACTGAAGACTTTAGCCAAGGTGGATACCGGCCCAAACCCGGATGGGCTGGTCTATGATCCAAGGCAGCAGGCGGCTTGGTTTTTCAATGGACGCGGTCAGTCGGCGACGGTGATCAACGCCAAAACGCGCCAGGTGGTGGCCACGGTGCCGCTGGGTGGCAAACCGGAATTCCCGACGGTGGACCCTGAGGCTGGCCGGGTATTTGATAATCTTGAAGACAAGAGCGAGGTGGCGGCCATTGATACCAAAACGCATGAAGTGGTGAACCGTTGGCCAACCGCTCCGGGCGAGGAACCCTCCGGGATGGCAATCGATACGAAGCACCACCGGTTGTTCCTGGGGTGTGCCAATGAATTGATGGTCATGATGGATTACACGGATGGCAAGGTCGTTGCCACCGTGCCGATCGGACGGCGGGTGGATGCCAACGCCTTTGATGCGGGAACCCAGTTGGCGTTCGCCTCGTGCGGGGATGGAACCACCACCATCGCGCACGAGGATTCAGCGGACAAACTGACCCTGGTGCAAAGGCTGCAGACTGCGCCCGGAGCCCGGACGATGACCCTGGACCCCAAAACGCACAACATCTATCTGGCTGCCGCCCAGTTCGAGACCATGCCCTCACCGTTTCCTGGCGGCAGGCCACGCATGATTCGAGGAACCTTTAGAATTCTCGTATATGGGATGGAGCCGGCTGCGAAATAG
- a CDS encoding response regulator, translating to MSRATILHVDDDSNDVVLFQHACQKARVDFNVHVVADGDEAIAYLSGQSAFSDRSAHPFPRLILLDLKMPRVSGFELLSWMRQQAQFRCLPVVVLTSSNHEEDVKRAYELGANSYLVKPVDFNALVELAGLIHQYWFTLDANLAY from the coding sequence ATGAGCCGCGCAACAATTCTGCACGTCGATGATGATTCAAACGACGTGGTTTTATTTCAGCATGCCTGCCAGAAGGCCCGTGTCGATTTCAACGTGCATGTTGTGGCCGATGGCGACGAGGCCATCGCGTATTTAAGCGGCCAGAGCGCCTTTTCCGACCGCTCAGCCCATCCGTTTCCACGGCTGATCCTGCTGGATTTGAAAATGCCTCGTGTGAGCGGTTTTGAGCTGCTCTCCTGGATGCGTCAGCAGGCCCAGTTCCGGTGCCTGCCGGTCGTGGTTTTGACTTCTTCAAATCATGAGGAGGACGTCAAGCGCGCTTACGAGCTGGGAGCCAACTCTTACCTGGTCAAGCCGGTGGATTTCAACGCATTGGTGGAGCTGGCCGGTTTGATCCATCAATACTGGTTTACGTTGGATGCGAATCTTGCGTATTGA
- a CDS encoding NAD(P)/FAD-dependent oxidoreductase, with protein sequence MNDCQHDAIVIGCGPGGSSVSTFLALAGKRVLTLEKEVFPRFHIGESLLPCNHTIFRAMGVLPKLQEAGFLRKLAARFELANDSIGTSIVFGEGRFNREPEAIHVERSRFDHVLLKHARARGADVREGWTVHKFLSDADGVSVEARSPDNRSHSFRAAFLIDASGRGNLTGNQEALRVIHPRHKKVAVFGQFANVGLPPMEERTETIIVRLENKWFWIIPLSAQKTSVGLVLDKDEFTGFNGTPEQIFQYWVDASAAVKKRMAQARLLNTMQTTSDFSYHNRRLVGKRLLRVGDAAGFMDPIFSAGVFLAMWSGKLAAETVTEALNRGESGEHRFAVYEKRVRRGLRFYWRVVENYYTTPFMELLLQPRDHYDVPSAVIAVLAGEVEGGWALRWRLRYFWLLVKIQAHWPLVPRISFAPVKKK encoded by the coding sequence ATGAACGATTGCCAGCACGATGCCATTGTGATTGGTTGTGGGCCGGGTGGCAGCAGCGTCTCCACCTTCCTGGCGCTCGCGGGCAAGCGTGTTCTCACTCTGGAAAAAGAAGTTTTCCCGCGCTTCCACATTGGCGAGTCGCTCCTGCCCTGCAACCACACCATCTTTCGGGCAATGGGCGTGCTGCCAAAGTTGCAGGAGGCTGGCTTTCTGCGAAAACTCGCCGCCCGTTTTGAACTCGCCAACGATTCCATCGGCACCAGTATCGTTTTCGGTGAAGGTCGGTTCAATCGCGAGCCGGAGGCAATCCACGTGGAACGCTCGCGGTTCGATCATGTTCTGCTCAAACACGCCCGCGCCCGCGGCGCTGACGTGCGTGAAGGTTGGACAGTCCACAAATTTTTATCAGATGCCGACGGTGTTAGCGTCGAGGCCCGCTCGCCAGACAATCGAAGCCACAGTTTCCGCGCTGCGTTCCTGATTGATGCCAGCGGGCGTGGCAATCTTACCGGCAATCAAGAGGCGCTGCGCGTCATCCATCCACGGCACAAGAAGGTCGCCGTCTTCGGTCAGTTCGCCAACGTTGGTTTGCCCCCCATGGAGGAGCGCACCGAAACTATTATCGTGCGCCTGGAAAACAAATGGTTTTGGATCATTCCACTCTCGGCGCAGAAAACGAGCGTTGGCCTGGTCCTCGACAAGGATGAATTCACCGGTTTCAACGGCACTCCTGAACAAATCTTCCAGTATTGGGTGGACGCCAGCGCGGCTGTCAAAAAACGAATGGCCCAGGCGCGGCTCCTGAACACGATGCAGACCACTTCGGACTTCAGCTATCACAATCGCCGCCTTGTTGGAAAGCGGCTGCTCCGCGTGGGCGACGCCGCAGGGTTCATGGACCCGATTTTTTCGGCAGGTGTTTTTCTGGCCATGTGGTCGGGAAAGCTGGCCGCCGAGACAGTGACCGAAGCGCTCAATCGCGGCGAGTCCGGCGAGCATCGATTTGCGGTTTATGAGAAACGCGTCCGTCGTGGCCTGAGGTTCTATTGGCGCGTCGTGGAGAATTACTATACGACGCCGTTTATGGAGTTATTGCTCCAACCACGAGACCACTACGACGTGCCGTCGGCTGTAATCGCTGTGTTGGCGGGCGAAGTTGAAGGCGGTTGGGCGTTGCGTTGGCGCTTGCGGTATTTCTGGCTGTTGGTAAAAATCCAAGCTCATTGGCCCCTTGTCCCCCGCATTTCCTTTGCCCCAGTGAAGAAAAAATAA
- a CDS encoding ketose-bisphosphate aldolase produces the protein MPLTHTRDLFAKALKGKYALGAFNVNNMELLQAIVEACEEEKAPVMLQISRGARSYANPVYLKKLIEAAVSLSTIPIAVHLDHGDSFELCKDCIDEGFTSVMIDASHESFTKNVEICRRVVDYAHKHNCVVEGELGHLVGAQFDEGEEGGSYSQEGHYTNPEQAVEFVRSSGVDSLAIAIGNSHGAYKFKGEQHLDLERLKAIKKALMDAGLGDYPLVLHGASSVPKDLVQEINQYGGKLGTDTAGVPEPDIEVARRVGCTKVNIDTDLRLAMTAGIRKAFAENPKEFDPRKYLGPARARVKELVRHKVNHVLCCAGHAFD, from the coding sequence ATGCCACTGACACATACCAGAGATCTCTTCGCAAAGGCTTTGAAGGGCAAATACGCCTTGGGCGCTTTCAATGTCAATAACATGGAACTCCTTCAGGCGATTGTCGAAGCGTGCGAAGAGGAGAAGGCCCCGGTGATGCTTCAGATTTCCCGAGGGGCGCGCAGTTATGCAAATCCGGTTTACCTTAAGAAGCTGATTGAAGCCGCCGTGAGCCTCTCGACCATTCCCATCGCCGTTCACCTGGACCATGGGGATTCGTTTGAACTTTGCAAAGACTGCATCGACGAGGGGTTCACCAGCGTCATGATCGATGCCAGCCACGAGTCGTTCACCAAGAATGTCGAAATCTGCCGGCGCGTCGTCGATTACGCTCACAAACACAATTGCGTTGTTGAAGGGGAGTTGGGCCATTTGGTGGGCGCCCAGTTTGATGAAGGAGAAGAGGGCGGCAGCTATTCACAAGAAGGGCATTACACCAACCCGGAACAGGCGGTCGAGTTTGTCAGGAGCTCCGGAGTGGATTCGCTGGCCATCGCTATCGGCAATTCCCATGGCGCCTACAAATTCAAAGGCGAGCAACACCTGGACCTCGAGCGGCTCAAAGCGATTAAAAAGGCGCTTATGGATGCAGGTTTGGGAGATTACCCGCTGGTTCTGCACGGGGCATCGAGTGTCCCCAAAGACCTGGTCCAGGAAATCAACCAGTATGGAGGGAAGCTTGGCACCGACACGGCGGGTGTGCCGGAGCCGGACATCGAAGTGGCCCGGCGAGTGGGCTGCACCAAGGTCAATATCGACACCGATCTGCGCTTGGCAATGACCGCCGGCATTCGCAAGGCCTTTGCCGAGAATCCAAAAGAATTCGACCCGCGCAAGTATCTCGGCCCCGCCCGCGCGCGTGTCAAGGAATTGGTCCGGCACAAAGTCAATCACGTCCTGTGTTGCGCCGGACATGCCTTTGATTAA